In Streptococcus respiraculi, one DNA window encodes the following:
- a CDS encoding L-threonylcarbamoyladenylate synthase, with translation MTKQIHWDGQLSQEGLDIIKGEGGVIVCPTKVGYIIMTADKAGLERKFDAKERKRNKPGVVLCGSMEELRELAQMTPEIEAFYQKHWDEDILLGCILPWREEAYAKLKSYGDGREELMTDSRGTSCFVIKFGVAGEQIAKAMWEKEGRMVYASSANPSGKGNRGKVEGIGERIETKVDLVIEADDYVASIQPDKTIETRYEQGVMVSMVDADGKLIPEQGKDSRSISPCPVVIRKGLDIDKIMMHLSDHFNSWDYRQGEYY, from the coding sequence ATGACGAAACAAATCCATTGGGACGGACAATTGTCACAAGAAGGACTTGACATTATCAAAGGAGAGGGTGGCGTGATTGTCTGCCCTACCAAGGTTGGCTATATTATCATGACCGCTGATAAGGCTGGTTTGGAACGAAAATTTGACGCTAAAGAACGCAAACGCAATAAGCCTGGGGTCGTCCTATGTGGCAGTATGGAAGAACTCCGTGAATTAGCGCAAATGACTCCCGAGATTGAAGCCTTCTACCAAAAGCATTGGGACGAAGATATTTTGCTCGGCTGCATTCTTCCTTGGCGTGAAGAGGCCTATGCAAAACTCAAATCCTACGGCGATGGTCGTGAAGAATTGATGACAGATAGTCGTGGGACTTCCTGCTTTGTCATTAAATTTGGTGTTGCCGGAGAGCAAATTGCCAAAGCAATGTGGGAAAAAGAAGGTCGTATGGTCTACGCTTCTTCTGCGAACCCTTCTGGTAAAGGAAACCGTGGGAAGGTCGAAGGAATTGGTGAGCGTATCGAAACAAAAGTCGATCTTGTCATCGAAGCAGATGATTATGTAGCCTCTATCCAGCCTGACAAGACCATTGAAACCCGTTATGAGCAAGGGGTCATGGTCTCTATGGTAGACGCTGATGGCAAACTCATCCCAGAGCAAGGAAAGGACAGCCGTTCGATTTCTCCATGCCCTGTCGTCATTCGTAAAGGTCTTGATATTGATAAAATCATGATGCACCTGTCTGACCACTTCAACTCATGGGACTACCGCCAAGGAGAGTATTACTAA
- a CDS encoding transketolase family protein, with amino-acid sequence MRQTTEMRLVYSDFLAEVGKVNQEIAALEADLSSSMSTSKLPSILGGRYVNVGIMEQEMVGVAAGMSILGYKPYLHTFGPFASRRVFDQVFLSLGYAQLNATVIGSDAGVSAEMNGGTHMPFEDLGLMRLIPKARIYEVSDDIQFRAVLDETLETDGMKYIRTIRKAPTAIYQGGEDFSKGYCVLREGVAATIVASGIMVEQALKAADCLAEEGIAVQVIDLFRMKPIHEEVLGLLAGKPVITAENHNRVGGLGSAVCELASTSPNTPVYRVGVDESFGQVGQQAYLMDVYGLTAEHIVAQVKSALA; translated from the coding sequence ATGAGACAAACAACAGAAATGCGTTTGGTATATAGCGACTTCCTCGCTGAAGTCGGTAAGGTTAATCAAGAAATTGCAGCCTTAGAAGCCGATTTATCAAGCTCAATGTCGACAAGTAAATTGCCGTCTATCCTTGGTGGACGTTATGTCAACGTTGGAATTATGGAGCAAGAAATGGTTGGGGTAGCAGCAGGGATGTCTATTTTAGGCTACAAACCTTATTTGCATACATTTGGTCCATTTGCCAGCCGCCGTGTCTTTGACCAAGTATTCTTATCACTAGGCTATGCTCAATTAAATGCGACAGTGATTGGTTCAGATGCGGGTGTATCAGCTGAAATGAATGGTGGCACACACATGCCATTTGAAGATCTTGGCTTGATGCGCTTGATTCCAAAAGCACGGATTTATGAAGTCAGTGATGATATACAGTTTCGAGCAGTCTTGGATGAGACCTTGGAAACAGATGGTATGAAGTATATTCGAACCATTCGTAAAGCTCCAACAGCTATTTATCAAGGTGGCGAAGACTTTAGCAAGGGCTATTGTGTCTTGCGCGAAGGAGTAGCTGCGACAATTGTCGCAAGTGGAATCATGGTGGAGCAGGCTTTGAAAGCAGCAGATTGCTTGGCAGAAGAAGGCATTGCGGTGCAAGTCATTGACCTCTTTCGAATGAAGCCAATCCATGAAGAGGTTCTGGGGCTGCTTGCAGGAAAGCCAGTGATTACTGCAGAAAACCACAATCGTGTGGGTGGTCTTGGTAGTGCTGTTTGTGAATTAGCAAGTACCAGTCCAAATACTCCAGTTTACCGCGTCGGTGTCGATGAATCCTTTGGTCAAGTTGGTCAACAAGCCTACCTCATGGATGTCTATGGTCTGACTGCAGAGCACATCGTAGCTCAGGTCAAGTCAGCACTAGCTTAG
- a CDS encoding transketolase — protein sequence MTNRLEELTHFAKEIRYHTLTTLNQLGFGHYGGSLSIVEVLAALYGEVLDVTIQNFASKERDHFVLSKGHAGPALYSTLYLKGFFDHDFLWSLNRNGTRLPSHPDRNLTPGVDMTTGSLGQGMSVATGIAYGKQITNSPHYTYALVGDGELNEGQCWEAAQFAAHQELSHLILFVDDNKKQLDGPTAEICQTFDFVEKFASFGWEAVRVDGSSIEAILDAIQVMKDSRSSHPKCIVLDTVKGQGIDFLETMASNHHLRLSGQLVDDLEAAAQALASELEVTE from the coding sequence ATGACAAATAGGCTAGAAGAGTTGACACACTTTGCAAAAGAAATTAGATACCATACCTTGACAACCTTGAATCAACTTGGATTTGGTCACTATGGTGGAAGTTTGTCAATTGTTGAAGTTTTAGCCGCTCTATATGGTGAGGTTCTGGATGTAACTATCCAGAATTTCGCTTCTAAGGAGCGTGATCACTTTGTCCTTTCAAAAGGGCATGCAGGACCAGCCTTGTATAGTACCTTGTACTTGAAAGGTTTCTTTGACCATGATTTTCTCTGGTCGTTGAATCGCAACGGAACACGTTTGCCGTCTCATCCTGATCGGAACTTGACACCTGGGGTGGATATGACAACAGGTTCTCTTGGTCAAGGAATGAGTGTTGCGACAGGAATTGCCTACGGTAAACAAATTACGAATTCGCCTCACTATACCTATGCCTTAGTAGGAGATGGAGAATTGAATGAAGGTCAGTGTTGGGAAGCTGCTCAATTCGCAGCACACCAAGAGTTATCTCACTTGATTCTTTTTGTAGATGATAATAAGAAACAATTAGATGGTCCTACTGCAGAAATTTGCCAAACCTTTGATTTTGTAGAAAAATTTGCCTCCTTTGGTTGGGAAGCCGTTCGGGTAGATGGTTCTAGTATCGAAGCGATTCTTGATGCGATTCAAGTGATGAAAGACAGTCGTTCTTCTCATCCAAAATGTATTGTACTTGATACTGTCAAGGGACAAGGAATTGATTTCCTTGAAACGATGGCAAGTAACCACCATTTACGACTATCTGGTCAATTGGTGGATGATTTAGAAGCTGCTGCACAGGCGTTAGCAAGTGAATTGGAGGTCACAGAATGA
- a CDS encoding BglG family transcription antiterminator yields MIDNRTIAILMELFANQEMSLYELSIQTGIEKEQLLASLEQVNHVLEAHAFEVIQEQDGVYHVPDSLLEESYHIFELFRNRQIYLSQEERLVLIYLYTFIRKDFISNVHYQELLSVSRNTTLSDIKNVKEMCLRFGVSFDYTRARGYHLNGREEDKHRLALYAISDCLQASIGLWALDYILRAWQEDNAIDVLKKTSQQACQFYQVSALEDRLDEYLYFLQFLAIRQARVQLEIDWPATTTLGFIQEFVEQLWGILQTKKKADYTLSEKWLAYLAHLLQGCLEGDLEQKEGLFHQLTVAIVEEMERLSLIEFDNRLEMIEGLQRHLIPAYYRLTSQLVNVNSYTDVIKEEHKDLFQLVQKALAPLEAHLGFAIPDSEVSYFVIHFGGYIEAKKERSFRYRALVVCPNGVSSSLIVKENLRQLFPNISFADTHSLKEFEESRSEEYDMIFATIKLETQLPFFLVPQLMTNSQKKDLFQLVSEQFPNAGYFPIEIEQLLAVIGKYATIHREQSLKYELVQFMNQQSYERRRRSPMLGELITKETFQRSSESLNWKEAIALAAQPLVANGSVEERYIDAMIGKVTEFGPFIDLGKGVAIPHARPEDGVNQIGMSMLALENPVYLLDDPAHEIRLFICIAAIDNQTHLKALSGLTAILRKEENIQQLINAKSFDDIADLIKEVN; encoded by the coding sequence ATGATTGATAACCGTACCATTGCTATCTTAATGGAATTGTTTGCCAATCAAGAGATGAGCCTGTATGAATTGAGTATTCAGACAGGGATTGAAAAAGAACAGTTATTGGCAAGCCTTGAGCAAGTCAATCACGTATTAGAGGCCCATGCTTTTGAGGTGATTCAGGAGCAAGACGGAGTTTATCACGTACCTGATTCCTTGCTAGAAGAAAGTTATCATATTTTTGAATTGTTTCGCAATCGGCAAATTTATTTGTCGCAGGAGGAGCGGCTTGTTCTCATCTATCTTTATACCTTTATTCGGAAGGATTTTATTTCCAATGTGCATTATCAAGAACTCTTGAGTGTCAGTAGGAATACCACACTTTCGGATATTAAAAATGTAAAGGAAATGTGCTTGCGATTTGGTGTTTCATTTGACTATACCAGAGCGCGTGGTTATCACTTAAATGGTCGTGAGGAAGACAAACATCGCCTAGCCTTGTATGCCATTAGTGATTGCTTACAGGCCTCGATTGGCTTGTGGGCCTTGGATTACATTCTAAGAGCTTGGCAGGAAGACAATGCGATTGATGTATTGAAAAAGACTAGTCAGCAGGCCTGTCAATTTTACCAAGTTTCGGCCTTAGAAGATCGTTTGGATGAATACTTGTACTTTTTACAGTTCCTTGCTATTCGCCAGGCTAGGGTTCAGTTGGAAATTGATTGGCCGGCGACAACAACTCTTGGATTTATTCAAGAATTTGTAGAGCAACTCTGGGGAATCCTTCAAACCAAAAAGAAGGCGGATTATACCTTGTCAGAGAAATGGTTGGCCTATTTAGCCCATTTGTTACAGGGGTGCCTTGAGGGAGATTTAGAGCAAAAAGAAGGTTTGTTTCATCAGTTGACCGTTGCGATTGTGGAGGAAATGGAGCGACTGTCTCTGATTGAATTTGATAATCGTTTGGAAATGATTGAGGGCCTACAGCGCCACTTGATTCCTGCTTATTATCGCTTGACCTCACAGTTGGTCAATGTCAACTCCTATACGGATGTGATTAAGGAAGAGCATAAGGACTTATTCCAATTAGTGCAAAAAGCCTTAGCACCTTTAGAAGCTCATCTCGGTTTTGCCATTCCAGACAGTGAAGTATCCTACTTTGTCATTCACTTTGGTGGCTACATTGAGGCAAAAAAAGAGCGTTCGTTTCGCTACCGTGCCTTGGTGGTCTGCCCTAACGGGGTCAGCTCATCCTTGATTGTCAAAGAAAATCTCCGCCAGCTGTTTCCAAATATTTCTTTTGCGGATACGCATTCGCTCAAGGAATTTGAAGAAAGCCGTAGCGAAGAGTACGATATGATTTTTGCGACGATTAAGCTGGAGACCCAATTACCTTTCTTTTTAGTTCCTCAGTTGATGACAAATAGCCAAAAGAAAGATTTATTCCAGTTGGTGAGTGAACAATTTCCAAATGCCGGTTATTTCCCGATTGAAATTGAACAATTACTAGCAGTGATTGGCAAGTACGCGACGATTCATCGTGAGCAGTCCTTGAAATACGAGTTGGTTCAGTTTATGAATCAGCAATCTTATGAACGAAGGAGACGAAGTCCTATGTTAGGCGAACTTATTACGAAAGAGACCTTCCAACGCTCTAGCGAGAGTCTGAATTGGAAAGAAGCGATTGCTTTAGCCGCTCAGCCTTTAGTAGCAAATGGTTCGGTGGAAGAACGATATATTGATGCCATGATTGGCAAGGTGACAGAGTTTGGTCCCTTTATTGATTTAGGAAAAGGCGTAGCCATTCCTCATGCGCGTCCAGAAGACGGGGTCAATCAAATTGGGATGTCCATGCTAGCTTTGGAAAATCCAGTCTATCTCCTTGATGATCCAGCGCATGAAATTCGTCTGTTTATCTGCATTGCAGCAATTGATAACCAGACACACTTAAAGGCACTTTCAGGTTTAACAGCCATTTTACGAAAGGAAGAAAATATTCAACAACTCATCAATGCCAAGAGCTTTGATGATATCGCAGACTTAATAAAGGAGGTTAACTAA
- a CDS encoding PTS sugar transporter subunit IIB produces MLRIGTACGSGLGSSFMVQMNIESILRDLGVSDVNVEHYDLGGANPSEADVWIVARDLADSATHLGDVRVLNSIIDMDELKELVTAICQEKGLI; encoded by the coding sequence ATGTTACGAATCGGTACTGCATGTGGTTCAGGATTGGGGTCAAGTTTCATGGTGCAAATGAACATTGAGTCAATCTTGAGAGATTTAGGCGTTTCAGATGTAAACGTTGAGCATTATGACTTGGGTGGTGCAAATCCAAGTGAAGCTGATGTATGGATTGTAGCTCGTGACTTGGCAGATTCTGCAACACACTTGGGTGATGTCCGTGTCTTAAATAGTATTATTGACATGGATGAACTCAAAGAACTCGTTACAGCAATTTGTCAGGAAAAAGGCTTAATTTAA
- a CDS encoding PTS ascorbate transporter subunit IIC translates to MFLNFLIDIAKTPSILVALIAILGLALQKKPAADLIKGGLKTFVGFIVVGGGANIIISSLEPFSKMFEQAFHLTGVVPNNEAVVAVALTEYGTATSLIMLLGMIFNIAIARFTRFKYIFLTGHHTLYMACMIAVILSVAGFTSAGLIVMGGLALALIMTLSPAFVQKYMVQLTGNDKVALGHFGSLGYWLSGFIGGLVGDKSTSTEDIKFPKGLAFLRDSTVSIAISMSVIYMIVAFFAGGDYIKENLSNGTNSMVYALTLGGTFAAGVFVILAGVRLILAEIVPAFKGISEKLVPNSKPALDCPIVYPYAPNAVLIGFISSFVGGIVSMFILIATGGVVILPGVVPHFFCGATAGVMGNASGGVRGAVIGSFVHGMLISFLPVFLLPVLGNLGFAGSTFSDADFGLSGIFLGLLADHGGVMTVSIGIFAILALMVGLSVVKKDQKEG, encoded by the coding sequence ATGTTTTTAAATTTTTTAATTGATATTGCAAAGACGCCTTCAATTTTGGTTGCGTTGATTGCAATTTTAGGATTGGCTCTTCAAAAGAAGCCAGCAGCTGATTTGATTAAAGGTGGCTTGAAAACCTTTGTTGGGTTCATTGTTGTTGGTGGTGGTGCCAATATTATCATTAGCTCACTTGAGCCATTCAGTAAAATGTTTGAACAAGCCTTTCATTTGACAGGGGTTGTTCCAAATAACGAAGCAGTCGTAGCGGTTGCCTTGACAGAATATGGTACAGCGACTTCGCTAATCATGTTACTCGGTATGATTTTCAATATCGCAATTGCCCGCTTTACTCGCTTTAAATACATCTTCTTGACAGGTCACCATACGCTTTACATGGCGTGTATGATTGCGGTTATTCTCTCTGTGGCAGGATTTACCTCTGCTGGTTTGATTGTCATGGGTGGATTGGCTCTTGCCTTAATCATGACTTTGTCTCCAGCCTTTGTACAAAAATACATGGTTCAATTGACTGGCAATGATAAGGTGGCGCTTGGTCACTTTGGTTCACTTGGTTACTGGCTCAGCGGATTTATCGGTGGTCTTGTAGGGGACAAATCAACTTCAACTGAAGATATTAAATTCCCTAAAGGTTTAGCATTCTTGCGTGATAGTACCGTAAGTATCGCTATTTCAATGTCTGTTATTTATATGATTGTAGCCTTCTTTGCAGGTGGCGACTACATTAAAGAAAATCTTAGCAATGGAACAAATAGCATGGTGTATGCTCTTACCCTTGGTGGTACATTTGCAGCAGGTGTCTTTGTTATCTTGGCAGGTGTACGCTTAATCTTGGCAGAAATCGTTCCAGCCTTCAAAGGAATTTCAGAAAAATTGGTACCAAATTCAAAACCAGCCTTGGACTGCCCAATCGTGTATCCATACGCACCAAATGCTGTATTGATTGGTTTTATCTCTAGTTTTGTTGGTGGTATCGTGAGCATGTTCATCTTGATTGCAACAGGTGGCGTGGTTATCTTGCCAGGTGTTGTGCCTCACTTCTTCTGTGGTGCGACTGCAGGGGTTATGGGAAATGCCTCAGGTGGTGTTCGTGGTGCTGTTATTGGTTCATTTGTTCATGGTATGCTCATTAGCTTCCTTCCAGTCTTCTTGCTTCCAGTTCTAGGAAATCTTGGATTTGCTGGTTCAACATTCTCTGATGCAGACTTTGGTCTATCAGGAATCTTCCTTGGTCTTCTAGCAGATCATGGTGGTGTTATGACTGTTTCAATCGGTATCTTTGCAATCTTGGCATTGATGGTTGGTTTATCAGTTGTCAAGAAAGATCAGAAAGAAGGATAA